TCGATCGCCTCGTGGGTGTGGCCCGCGACGGCAACTGCGTTGGCATCGGCCCCGACGACGTCGTGTGCCGTCTCGAGCACCGCCGGTGCCAGTCGCTCGGCGACCCGGTACCGTGCGTGACGACGAAGGTGACGTCGTCGACGACGAGCGTGTCGGTCGCCGGCAACTCGAGTGCTCCGGGATCCGTGTTCCCGCGGGCGCAGGTCAGGTTGCCGTCGGCTAACTCCCGGATGCGCTCGTAGGCCGCCTGCGAGTCGAAATCGCTCGCGTGGATCGCATGGTCGGCCGCCCGGAGTTCGTCGGCGACCCACTCGGGAATCTCGGTCGCTCGAGACGGAACGTGCGTGTCGCTCACGATCGCGACGCAAGTCGTGTGCGGGCGTACGACGTCGAATCCCGAAAGCGATTCCCTCCGGGCGCGCGTGGCCTCGCGTATGAGCGACTCATCGGAGCCGTCAGCGGCGAGTGGGGACGATGACGATACAGATGAGAGCCACGTCGTCACCGCGTTCCTCCGCCACCGCGGCAATGTACTGTTGTTGCGCCGGAGCGACGCCGTCGGTACCTACCAGGGTCAGTGGGGCGGCGTTTCCGGCTTCGCCGAAGACGATCCCGACGCACAGGTTCGAGCCGAGATTCGAGAGGAAACCGGCCTCGAGGACGACGACGTCTCGTTCGTCCGCTCCGGGCGGCCGGTACGATTCCGAGACGACCTCGCGGACGGCGGCGAGCGCGAGTGGGTCGTCCACCCGTACCTGTTCGACGTGACCGCCGACGCCGACGAACCGGCAATCGAACTCAGCGAGGAACACGACGCGTCCGCGTGGGCCCCGCCGACGGAAATCGTCGCGCCCGGGTTCGCGGCGGCAACGGCCGACGACGATCGCGACGACCGTGAACTCGAGACGGTCCCCGAACTCTGGACCGCCTACGAGCGCGTCGCGCCGACGGTCCGGTCGATCGCCGCCGACGACGAGCACGGCGCGGCCTCCCTGTCGATCCGGGCGCTCGAGGTGCTGCGGGACCGGGCCGGACTGCTCGTCTCGGAACGGGCCGACTTTGGCGCCGATCCCGAGGGCGAACGGGACGAACTCGAGGAACTCGCCGAGCGTCTGCTAGAGGCCCGACCGTCGATGGCCGTGCTCCGAAATCGGGTGAACCGCGTGATGGCCGAGGCTGCGGGCGCAGACGCTGACTCCGACGACGGCGACGCTCCTGTCGTCCTCGAGGCCGCCCTCGACGGAATCGACCGCGCGCTCGCGGCCGACGACGAGGCCGCAGCGACGGCAGCAGAGTCGATCGACGGCGCCGTGCTGACGCTCTCGCGGTCCGGCACGGTCCACGAGGCGCTCCGCAACGGCGAGCCGTTGCGGGTGTTCGTCGCGGAATCGCGCCCCGCACGAGAGGGGGTTGCGGTTGCCGAGGAACTGGCCGCTGACGGTGCGCTCGAGTGTCCGGTCGCGGTCCACACCGACGCGGCCGCGGCGCACGTCCTCTCGCACGAGGACGTCGACCGCGTGGTGATCGGCGCGGATAC
The DNA window shown above is from Halopiger xanaduensis SH-6 and carries:
- a CDS encoding NUDIX domain-containing protein, which codes for MSDSSEPSAASGDDDDTDESHVVTAFLRHRGNVLLLRRSDAVGTYQGQWGGVSGFAEDDPDAQVRAEIREETGLEDDDVSFVRSGRPVRFRDDLADGGEREWVVHPYLFDVTADADEPAIELSEEHDASAWAPPTEIVAPGFAAATADDDRDDRELETVPELWTAYERVAPTVRSIAADDEHGAASLSIRALEVLRDRAGLLVSERADFGADPEGERDELEELAERLLEARPSMAVLRNRVNRVMAEAAGADADSDDGDAPVVLEAALDGIDRALAADDEAAATAAESIDGAVLTLSRSGTVHEALRNGEPLRVFVAESRPAREGVAVAEELAADGALECPVAVHTDAAAAHVLSHEDVDRVVIGADTILPDGALVNKTGTRAVAIAAAREDVPATVVAATDKVSTREEVNLESGDRAAVYDGEAAVDVLNPTFDVTPADCVTEIATERGSLAPDEIGTVVEELRGLESWRDR